From a single Agrobacterium tumefaciens genomic region:
- a CDS encoding microcin C ABC transporter permease YejB: MGAYILRRLALMIPTIIGIMGISFLVIQFAPGGPVEQVVAQLTGQGDSASDRLSGGGDLMGQSGGFDESGSKYRGAQGLDPELIAKLEKQFGFDKPPLTRFLEMMWNYIRFDFGDSFFRNSSVIDLIIDKLPVSMSLGFWILIISYIISIPLGIKKAVSDGSTFDVWTSGIIIIGYAVPSFLFGILLIVLFAGGSFFDWFPLRGLVSDNFDQLNWWQKIIDYFWHLTLPLIALSLSAFATTTLLTKNSFIDEIKKQYVVTARAKGLTERKVLYGHVFRNAMLIVIAGFPGAFISAFFTGSLLIENIFSLDGLGRLGYLSVVNRDYPIVFGTLFIFSLMGLVVGLISDLIYTWIDPRIDFERRDV; this comes from the coding sequence ATGGGCGCCTATATCCTCAGACGTCTGGCGTTGATGATCCCGACCATCATCGGCATCATGGGCATTTCGTTTCTCGTCATCCAGTTCGCGCCGGGCGGGCCGGTGGAGCAGGTTGTCGCGCAGCTGACGGGGCAGGGCGACAGCGCCTCCGACCGGCTCTCGGGCGGCGGCGATCTCATGGGTCAATCCGGCGGCTTCGATGAAAGCGGCTCGAAATATCGCGGTGCGCAGGGGCTTGATCCGGAGTTGATCGCCAAGCTCGAGAAGCAGTTCGGTTTCGACAAGCCGCCGCTTACCCGTTTTCTCGAAATGATGTGGAATTACATCCGCTTCGACTTCGGGGACAGCTTCTTCCGCAATTCCTCGGTCATTGATCTCATCATCGACAAGCTGCCGGTGTCGATGTCGCTTGGTTTCTGGATCCTGATCATCTCCTACATCATCTCCATTCCCCTCGGAATCAAGAAAGCCGTTTCCGATGGCTCGACGTTCGATGTCTGGACCTCCGGCATCATCATCATCGGTTATGCGGTGCCGAGCTTCCTGTTCGGTATTCTGCTCATCGTGCTTTTCGCCGGCGGATCGTTCTTCGACTGGTTCCCGCTGCGCGGTCTGGTATCGGATAATTTTGACCAGCTGAACTGGTGGCAGAAGATCATCGACTACTTCTGGCACCTGACGCTGCCATTGATCGCGCTGTCGCTCTCGGCTTTCGCAACGACGACGCTTCTGACGAAAAACTCCTTCATCGACGAGATCAAGAAGCAATATGTCGTCACCGCCCGCGCCAAGGGTCTCACCGAACGCAAGGTTCTCTATGGCCACGTCTTCCGCAACGCGATGCTGATCGTGATTGCCGGTTTTCCTGGCGCTTTCATTTCGGCCTTCTTCACCGGCTCGCTGCTGATCGAGAATATCTTCTCGCTCGATGGCCTTGGCCGCCTCGGTTATCTCTCGGTCGTCAACCGTGACTATCCGATCGTGTTCGGCACGCTCTTCATCTTCTCACTGATGGGCCTCGTTGTCGGCCTCATATCGGACCTCATCTATACATGGATCGATCCGCGCATCGATTTCGAGCGGAGGGACGTGTGA
- a CDS encoding ABC transporter permease: MTLAHTAAAETIEKPKRPWFSPTTKRRWQNFKANRRGYWSFWLFLILFFLSLIAEFIANDKPILASYKGEILVPVMVDYPEEKFGGFLAQTDYKSSFIQDEINANGWMIWPPIRYSYQTVNSNIPHSAPTAPFWLMDKKDRCSAYPQGDADPGCTLGNLNWLGTDNQARDVTARMIYGFRISVLFGLTLTIASALVGVTAGAIQGYFGGWTDLLLQRFIEIWSSMPVLYILLIIAAILPPGFFVLLGIMLLFSWVGFVGIVRAEFLRARNFEYVRAARALGVGNWTIMFRHLLPNAMVATLTFLPFILSGSITTLTSLDFLGFGMPPGSPSLGEMIAQGKNNLQAPWLGLTAFFTMSIMLSLLIFVGEAVRDAFDPRKTFR, translated from the coding sequence ATGACGCTCGCCCATACCGCCGCAGCCGAAACGATAGAAAAGCCGAAGCGCCCGTGGTTTTCGCCGACCACCAAACGCCGCTGGCAGAATTTCAAGGCGAACCGGCGCGGTTACTGGTCCTTCTGGCTGTTCCTGATCCTGTTTTTTCTGAGCCTGATCGCGGAATTCATCGCCAATGACAAACCCATTCTCGCTTCCTACAAGGGTGAGATTCTGGTGCCGGTCATGGTCGATTATCCCGAGGAGAAATTCGGCGGCTTCCTTGCCCAGACCGACTACAAATCCTCCTTCATCCAGGATGAGATCAACGCCAATGGCTGGATGATCTGGCCGCCGATCCGTTATTCCTACCAGACGGTCAATTCCAATATTCCGCATTCAGCGCCCACCGCGCCCTTCTGGCTGATGGATAAAAAGGATCGCTGCTCGGCTTACCCGCAGGGCGATGCCGATCCCGGTTGCACCCTCGGCAATCTGAATTGGCTGGGAACCGACAATCAGGCGCGCGATGTCACGGCGCGAATGATTTATGGTTTCCGCATCTCCGTGCTGTTCGGCCTGACACTAACGATCGCGTCGGCCCTTGTCGGCGTCACCGCTGGCGCCATTCAGGGTTATTTCGGCGGCTGGACCGATTTGCTTTTGCAGCGTTTCATCGAAATCTGGTCGTCCATGCCGGTGCTCTATATCCTGCTCATCATCGCGGCCATTCTTCCACCCGGCTTCTTCGTGCTGCTCGGCATCATGCTGCTGTTCTCATGGGTCGGCTTCGTTGGCATCGTGAGAGCGGAATTCCTGCGCGCCAGAAACTTTGAATATGTCCGTGCGGCCCGTGCACTTGGCGTTGGCAACTGGACGATCATGTTCCGGCATCTTCTGCCCAACGCCATGGTGGCGACGCTGACTTTCCTGCCGTTCATCCTTTCTGGCTCGATCACGACGCTCACCTCGCTCGATTTCCTCGGCTTCGGCATGCCGCCGGGATCGCCGTCGCTGGGCGAGATGATTGCGCAGGGCAAGAACAACCTTCAGGCCCCCTGGCTTGGCCTCACTGCGTTTTTCACCATGTCCATCATGCTCTCGCTGTTGATTTTCGT